AACCTGCTGGAGGCTGTCCGCCAGCACTGCCCGGAAAGCCCGTTCATCCACATGTCCACGAACAAGGTCTACGGCGATGCCCCTAACAACATCGCCCTCAAGGAACTGGACACACGCTGGGAGTACGATGACTCCACCTACGAGAACGGTATCGCTGAGAGCTTCACCATCGACCAGTCCAAGCACTCGCTCTTTGGGGCGTCGAAAGTCGCCGCAGACGTCATGGTCCAGGAGTACGGGCGCTACTTCGGCATCCCCACTTGCTGCCTGCGCGGCGGCTGCCTGACCGGCCCCAATCACAGTGGTGTCGAGCTGCACGGATTCCTCAGCTACCTGGTCAAGTGCAACCTGGAAGAGCGCGAATACACCGTCTTTGGCTACAAAGGTAAACAAGTCCGCGACAACATCCACTCGCTGGACGTGGCGCGCTTCATGTGGGCCTTTTACCAGAACCCCCGCATCGGCGAGGTCTACAACCTCGGCGGCGGCAAGCAGAACAGCTGCTCCATCCTGGAAGCTTTCAAGCGTATCGAATCCCTCGGCGGCAAGCCGATGAAGTACAAGTATGTGGACAAGAACCGCGAAGGTGACCACATCTGCTACTACAGCGACCTGAGCAAGATGCGCAGCCACTATCCGGACTGGGACATCACCAAGAGCCTCGACGACATCTTCAGTGAAATCCTGATCAGCTGGCGTGAGCGCCAAGGCTAATACAGCGAGGGTCTTCACATGCGCTGTACCATCGTAAACCGCAACATTCCTTGCGGAGGCAGCATCACGGGGCACCCGGCGTCCGAACTGGCCGAGTACCTGACCAAGCGCGGCGTCCAAGTCGCCAAGGTCGCCCTGCGCAGCTCCGAGAACGGCGATGCGGACCCCTCGGACGAATCCCTCCATCTCCTGCGCCGCTACTACGACGGTAAAAACAAGATCCTGCGACTGCTCTCCAGCATGATGGAGGGTCGTCAACTGGCTCGCAAAGCCGCCAGCCTGCAGCATGGCCCGGTCATCTGCATGACCGATCCGCCCCTCCTTAATTTCTGGATGGGGCGACAGGCCCGCCGTCGCAAGCTACCCTGGATTTACTGGTCCATGGACCTATACCCGGAAGCCTTTGTCGCGGCCGGACTCGTCAAGGCAGACAACCCGGTCTACCGCTTTATCAAAAAGAGTGTCCACGCCTGTCCTCCCAGTCACTTACTGGCACTGGGGAAGGCCCAAGGTCAGCACATCCAGAGCTACTATGGCTCCCCGCCTGCGGCCTCTGTGCTGCCCTGCGGGATCGTACACACCGGTGGCAGCCCGACTCCGCCCCCATGGGCACAAGCGGACGGAAAGATCATCCTCGGCTACGTCGGTAATCTCGGCGAAGCCCACAGCGACGCATTCGTCGAGGCGGCCTTGAAGTATTTCGACCCCGAGCGCTACCGCTTCATTCTCGCTGCCTCTGGCTCAAAGTCGTCACGCATCCGCGCCCTGGCAAAGGACATGCCAGAGGTCGTCCTACTCGATAGCGTGCCGCGCGAACACCTCAGCTACATCGACGTCCACCTGGTCACCCTGCTCCAGCACTGGGACCACATTTGCGTCCCCTCCAAAGCCATCAGCGCGATCTGTGAGGGCGGCAGTATCCTTTTCCACTGCTCGGACAGTAACGACAACTGGCAACTCCTGCAGAAGGCCGGCTGGCGGCTATCTCCGAGCGAGGACACAGCTCAGACGATTAAGAGCTTTCTGGAAACACTCACTCCCGAGGCACTTCAGGAGAAAAAGCAAGCAGCACAGGCCCTGACGCAAGAGCTCTTTGCCATGCGAGATCAGGCCTTCGAAGAAGTTTACCAGAAAATCCGCGACCTACTGTAGCGCCGTATCCTCAGCCTACACCTGCTGAAAAGCTGCTGCCCACTGCCGCGCGACAGCGGGACCGGAATAATCACGTATCCCACAAGCTTGGGCTCGCTGCTGACACTCCCACACCTCCTCCGGGTGAGTGAGAATATATTCCAGCGTAGACCGTAACCCCTCAACGTCCCCGGGAGCAACCAGCCAGCCACACTTTTCAAGGCGGATAATCTCGGCTAGATCACTATGCTCCGGAGCGATCGCCAAGAGGGCTTGGCCGGCCACCAATGCACTGTAAGCCTTGCTCGGCATGAGAATGTTTTCCGCGCCTTCTCCCATAATGATGAGCGCGATATCGGACTGCCGCATTTTATCCACCCACTGCGCATCGTCTAAAAAACCATTCAGCGACACCCATCCTGGCACCGCATCACCAAGCATTTCCATCAGGCGCGCGTACCCTTTACCGTTGGAGTGAAAGCTAAGGCGACAACGCTCGGCAATGGTCTCGCCCGGTTCTTGTATCAATTTTCCAATACTCGCAGGATCGTGCATATACCCCATGTTACCACAATACAGGATTCGAAAAGGTTGACCCGGCTCAGCAGGCTTTCGCGGAGGGAAAGGCACCTCGTTGGCACCGACGGCAATCACAACAGAATTCGCCACTTGCGAGTGTTTATTCTCCAAATAAGCCTTTAGATTTTCGCCCAGTAAAATATTCAAATCGGCCTTACGCAGCACCCACGCTTGCAGACGGTTGAGCAAGCGTGCCCCCGGGCTTTGTTCCTTGAGCATTCCAGCATGAATGAGTGACTCAGGGAAAAGATCATACACCAAATGAATCACCCGCTGTTTCCTGGAGCGCAAAAGCAATGCTACTGCAGGAGCGTAAAAGGTGTTCGTGGTCACAACCAAAATCGCTTCCGAGCGGTTAAAGAATACTCGTGCAGACAGATAGAGCGGATACAGGGCATACATTTTAAAACGCAGCCAGAGCCTCCCCAGAGTGCCTTGGGCACCACGGTACGACTGATACGGAATCAGATAGCGATGCGAGCAGTCCCAGCCATCTTCACGCAACAACTCGACGATGCGTGGCATAAAGCCGGTGTATTCGCAATTTGACCAAAACTCGACCCGGGCTTTATCAAAGGCAGACTTCATCGCAGACAATTCTCTAAGCTCGCCGTAAGCCCCGAAGCTCAGGCAACGGTGTCCGTGCCCAGGTTTTGCTGAGCGATGGCCTCATCGCAGGCCATTTCCTTTCTGGCCAGGGCGAGATCGGCATCGACCATGATTTTGACCAGGTCCTTGAACTTCACCTTGGGCTCCCAGCCGATCTGCTTCTTCAGCTTGGCCGGGTTACCCACGAGCAGGTCCACCTCGGACGGTCGCTCATAGCGGGCGTCGTACTTGACGTACTTTTCCCAGTCCAGATCGAGCAGCCCAAAGGTCTCCTCACAGAACTCGCGGATGCTGTGCGTCTCGCCGGTCGCGCAGACGTAGTCGTCCGGGTTGTCCTGCTGCAGCATCTGCCACATGACCTCGACATACTCCTTGGCGTAGCCCCAGTCGCGCCGGGCATCGAGGTTGCCGAGGTAGAGCGCGTCCTGCAGGCCGAGCTTGATGCGGGTGGCCGCGCGGGTGATCTTGCGGGTGACAAAGGTTTCGCCGCGGCGCGGGCTCTCGTGGTTGAAGAGGATGCCGTTGCTGGCATGGAGGCCGTAGCTCTCGCGGTAGTTGACCGTCAGCCAGTAGGCGAAGACCTTGGCACAGCCATAGGGTGAGCGCGGGTGGAAAGGCGTCGTCTCGGTCTGCGGCACCTCATGCACCTTACCGAACATCTCGGATGAAGAAGCCTGATAGTAGCGGACCTTGTTTACCAGATTGGCCTCACGGATGGCCTCCAGCATGCGAACCGCAGCCAGGCCCACTACGTCGCCCGTGTACTCGGGGATGTCGAACGACACGCGCACGTGACTCTGAGCCCCGAGGTTGTAAATTTCGTCCGGTTTGAGCTCGTAAAGCAGCTTCACCATCTGCACGGAATCAGCCAGATCACCATAATGGAGGAAAAGTCTGGAGCCGTTAACGTGCGGGTCCTTGTAGAGGTGGTCGATCCGGCTTGTGTTAAACGTCGACCCCCGGCGAATGATGCCGTGGACCTCGTAACCCTTGTCCAGCAGAAGCTCGGCGAGATACGAGCCATCCTGACCGGTAATGCCGGTGATGAGTGCTTTCTTCATGAAGCAGAGTGTTCAGATTAACAGGGAGTATAAAGACCGGGGATTATCCCTCTCGGCGTGCAAATCGCAAACCAAAAGACCGCCACGCACAGAGTTGCCACGGCGGCTACCTGAGACCCGCAAGCTCAACCCCGCACCTGGCGGCGGCGATACTCGGCCGGGGTGCAGCCGACCGCACGGCGAAAAAGCGTGCACAGTGCCGAGGCGTTTGAAAACCCGCAATCAGCCGCCACTTGCTTGATCGGGTCATTTGTACCGGCCAGGCGCACACGGGCGCCCTCGATCCGGCGCTCGATCAACCGCTGGTGCGGGCTCTGGCCCAGCTCTTCACGGAAGCGCGCATGCAGGTGCGGCACCGACCACTGGGCGACATCCGCCAGCGTCTCCAGACGGAGCGGCTCGTCGTAGTGCTTGTCCAGATACGCGAGGACGCGCTGAAGCTCTACAGGAAGCATATGCTTGGAGGCTTCACGCACATAGAGCTCTGCCTGCAGACGCAGGCGGGAGACGATATAATCCCGCAGAACCGGTCGCTCGAGCTGCCCACGGGCAAATAGCTTCACAACTTCCGCCGTAAAGTGCCGCACCCGGTCCAGATCCAGCCACCAGGTCACATGCGGAACATTGGCAGGGCGCCTGATGGGATCCAATGCCTCAACGCGTACCGTCAGGCAGCAATACGGGTCATCCCAGTCACTGCGGCCGATGGTGTGGTCGCCGGGCTGGTGCCACATCAGTGCTCCCGGATACAGCTCCACCCAATCATCGTTATCCAAAACCCAACCATGCCCGTCCGTCACCAGCTCAAACTGGAATGTACCCTCGGGGACAGCCCGTCCCGTGGGCTGACGCCCCGGCGCCTGATGGTAATGGCCCGTCCCGATTAACTCACCCAGAAGCATATTTTCCTACACCGATTTTTTCGTAACAAATCATAGGTTTCAATTATCATATGCCATTGAACTGCCGTTTTTAAAGGGCAAAGATGCCCACCTAAGCTAACTTTTAAATACCCATGAATAAATCAGATAAAATCCGCTTAGGCGTAGTCGGTACCGGTCAGATCACCCA
This genomic interval from Ruficoccus sp. ZRK36 contains the following:
- the gmd gene encoding GDP-mannose 4,6-dehydratase, with the protein product MKKALITGITGQDGSYLAELLLDKGYEVHGIIRRGSTFNTSRIDHLYKDPHVNGSRLFLHYGDLADSVQMVKLLYELKPDEIYNLGAQSHVRVSFDIPEYTGDVVGLAAVRMLEAIREANLVNKVRYYQASSSEMFGKVHEVPQTETTPFHPRSPYGCAKVFAYWLTVNYRESYGLHASNGILFNHESPRRGETFVTRKITRAATRIKLGLQDALYLGNLDARRDWGYAKEYVEVMWQMLQQDNPDDYVCATGETHSIREFCEETFGLLDLDWEKYVKYDARYERPSEVDLLVGNPAKLKKQIGWEPKVKFKDLVKIMVDADLALARKEMACDEAIAQQNLGTDTVA
- a CDS encoding AraC family transcriptional regulator codes for the protein MLLGELIGTGHYHQAPGRQPTGRAVPEGTFQFELVTDGHGWVLDNDDWVELYPGALMWHQPGDHTIGRSDWDDPYCCLTVRVEALDPIRRPANVPHVTWWLDLDRVRHFTAEVVKLFARGQLERPVLRDYIVSRLRLQAELYVREASKHMLPVELQRVLAYLDKHYDEPLRLETLADVAQWSVPHLHARFREELGQSPHQRLIERRIEGARVRLAGTNDPIKQVAADCGFSNASALCTLFRRAVGCTPAEYRRRQVRG
- a CDS encoding NAD-dependent epimerase/dehydratase family protein gives rise to the protein MKKILVTGSSGLIGSEVCVFFAKQGFAVHGLDNNQRAVFFGEAGDTRWNQQRLQTALPEFAHHELDIRDRAGVQELLKTLRPDVIVHTAAQPSHDRAAQIPFDDFDTNAGGTLNLLEAVRQHCPESPFIHMSTNKVYGDAPNNIALKELDTRWEYDDSTYENGIAESFTIDQSKHSLFGASKVAADVMVQEYGRYFGIPTCCLRGGCLTGPNHSGVELHGFLSYLVKCNLEEREYTVFGYKGKQVRDNIHSLDVARFMWAFYQNPRIGEVYNLGGGKQNSCSILEAFKRIESLGGKPMKYKYVDKNREGDHICYYSDLSKMRSHYPDWDITKSLDDIFSEILISWRERQG